A DNA window from Vigna unguiculata cultivar IT97K-499-35 chromosome 10, ASM411807v1, whole genome shotgun sequence contains the following coding sequences:
- the LOC114166531 gene encoding probable inactive nicotinamidase At3g16190 isoform X1: protein MAEDWKHTALLVIDMQKDFIEDWSPVALKAGKDIVPNVVKAVEIARERGMLIVWVVRENDPLGRDVELFRRHYYTERKIKIGCKGSEGAALVDGLVIKEEDYKLVKTRFSAFFATHLHSVLQAAAIHNLVITGIQTPNCIRQTVFDAVSLDYPKVSVIVDATAAATPDVHQANLFDMENVGVATPTLQEWSEAKA, encoded by the exons ATGGCAGAGGATTGGAAGCACACAGCTCTTCTTGTCATCGACATGCAG AAAGATTTTATAGAAGATTGGAGTCCTGTGGCACTAAAAGCAGGGAAAGACATTGTTCCAAATGTGGTTAAGGCCGTGGAAATTGCAAGGGAGCGTGGCATGCTCATAGTTTGG GTAGTACGAGAAAACGATCCCCTAGGAAGAGATGTTGAGCTTTTTCGTAGGCATTATTATACAGAGAGGAAAATTAAAATAGGGTGTAAAGGAAGTGAAGGTGCAGCATTGGTTGATGGGTTGGTAATCAAAGAAGAGGATTATAAACTTGTTAAAACCAGGTTCAGTGCTTTCTTTGCTACACACCTTCATTCAGTTCTTCAAGCTGCAGCAATTCATAATCTCGTAATCACCG GAATTCAAACTCCAAATTGTATCAGACAAACTGTGTTTGATGCTGTGTCATTGGACTATCCAAAAGTGAGTGTTATTGTTGATGCTACTGCAGCAGCCACACCAGATGTTCATCAAG CGAATTTGTTTGACATGGAAAATGTTGGAGTTGCAACCCCGACTTTACAAGAATGGAGTGAAGCCAAAGCTTGA
- the LOC114167105 gene encoding uncharacterized protein LOC114167105, which yields MIEKEKKNRCFEDVQKWIKGLSDGTYGNQIETSTTKGLRLVKAHKGFLLCDMIIHTGLLDESGNWHVSAIATLVDMVGSVAPYTLNQCHHVTLDLNISYFSMAKVQEEVEIEAKVVGKKDDLTSVIVEVRKKKNAELVALGKLWMAVSTKNAKHQASKL from the exons ATGAtcgagaaagagaagaaaaatcgTTGTTTTGAGGATGTTCAGAAATGGATAAAAGGTCTCTCAGATGGAACTTATGGTAATCAGATAGAGACTTCCACCACAAAGGGTCTTCGGCTTGTAAAAGCACACAAAGGTTTTCTTCTTTGTGACATGATCATACACACTGGCTTGTTG GATGAAAGTGGAAACTGGCATGTGAGTGCAATAGCAACATTAGTAGACATGGTTGGAAGTGTTGCACCCTACACACTTAACCAATGTCACCATGTCACTCTTGACTTAAATATCTCATACTTCTCAATGGCAAAGGTTCAG GAAGAGGTTGAAATAGAAGCAAAGGTTGTTGGAAAGAAGGATGATTTAACTTCAGTGATTGTGGAAGTCAGAAAAAAGAAGAATGCAGAATTGGTTGCTCTAGGAAAATTGTGGATGGCAGTATCTACAAAGAATGCAAAACACCAAGCTAGTAAACTCTAA
- the LOC114167103 gene encoding protein NRT1/ PTR FAMILY 1.2-like isoform X1, whose amino-acid sequence MEKQVELCSREVEMMASQHIQRPHKEKGGFVTMPFIMGKQKHFLVWFGLVWLLQIDGFSWFLVLVVCVVAANEALARVATFGLLPNMILYLMGSYHFHLAKATQLLLLSSATSNITPLVGAFIADSYLGRFLSVGLGSTITFLGMTLLWLTAMIPQAKPLPCNQEPERCNSATTGQMTMLISSFALMSLGNGGLSCSMPFGADQVNKKDNPKNQRVLETFFSWYYAFTAFAVIIALTVIVYIQDHFGWKLGFGVPTALMFMSTLLFFIASPLYVKNKVQGSLITGLVQVIVVAYKNRKLPLPPRNNNSAEKYHRRKDSDLLVPDEKLRFLNKACIIQDPEKDIACDGSATDPWSLCTIEQVEELKAIMKVIPLWSTGIMVSVNIGGSFGILQAKSLNRHISSNFEVPAGSFPVVLVITIFLWVALYDRAIIPLASKIVGKPVRISAKRRMGIGLCFSLLHYSTAAIVETIRRRRAIREGHVNDMHAVLNMSGMWLVPQLFLAGMAESFNAIGQNEFYYTEFPRTMSSIASCLFGLGMAAGNFLSSLIFSTVEHVTSRGGKEGWVLDNINKGRYDKYYWLLALLNAVNILYYLVCSWAYGPTVDQLSMFSEENSSNEKPLTQNGTVSKASHSHDSEDIGLNVKS is encoded by the exons ATGGAGAAGCAAGTGGAGCTTTGTTCGAGAGAAGTTGAAATGATGGCTTCACAACACATTCAACGACCACACAAGGAAAAGGGTGGTTTTGTTACCATGCCTTTCATCATGGgtaaacaaaaacattttctggtttggtttggtttggtttggttgcTTCAGATTGATGGATTCTCATGGTTTCTGGTTTTGGTTGTTTGTGTTGTTGCAGCAAATGAGGCACTTGCAAGAGTTGCAACATTTGGTCTTCTACCAAACATGATACTGTATTTGATGGGGAGTTACCATTTTCATTTAGCCAAAGCAACACAATTGCTTCTATTGTCCTCTGCAACAAGCAATATCACACCACTCGTAGGTGCTTTCATTGCTGATTCTTACTTGGGTCGATTCCTCTCTGTTGGGTTAGGATCCACCATCACTTTCCTG GGAATGACACTCTTGTGGCTAACAGCAATGATTCCACAAGCAAAGCCTCTTCCTTGCAATCAAGAACCTGAAAGATGTAACTCAGCAACAACTGGGCAAATGACAATGCTAATCTCTTCCTTTGCTCTCATGTCACTTGGAAATGGTGGTCTTTCATGTTCCATGCCATTTGGTGCAGACCAGGTCAATAAAAAAGATAACCCCAAAAACCAGAGGGTCTTAGAAACATTTTTCAGCTGGTATTATGCTTTCACAGCTTTTGCTGTCATAATAGCCCTCACAGTCATAGTTTACATCCAAGATCATTTTGGGTGGAAACTGGGTTTTGGAGTTCCAACAGCACTTATGTTCATGTCCACTTtattgtttttcattgcttCTCCACTTTATGTAAAGAACAAAGTTCAGGGCAGCTTAATCACTGGTCTAGTACAAGTAATTGTTGTGGCCTATAAGAACCGGAAGCTTCCATTACCACCAAGGAACAACAACTCAGCTGAAAAGTACCATCGTAGGAAGGACTCTGATCTTCTTGTTCCTGATGAAAAACTAAG GTTTCTGAATAAAGCTTGCATCATTCAAGATCCTGAGAAAGATATAGCCTGTGATGGATCAGCCACGGATCCGTGGAGTCTCTGCACAATAGAACAAGTGGAAGAACTAAAAGCTATTATGAAAGTTATTCCTCTGTGGTCTACAGGGATCATGGTATCAGTTAACATTGGAGGATCTTTTGGAATACTGCAAGCTAAATCCCTCAACAGGCACATCAGTTCTAACTTTGAAGTTCCTGCAGGTTCTTTTCCTGTAGTGTTGGTGATTACAATATTTCTTTGGGTGGCTCTTTATGACCGTGCCATTATTCCTCTAGCATCAAAGATTGTAGGAAAACCGGTTAGGATCAGTGCCAAGAGAAGAATGGGAATTGGATTGTGTTTCTCTTTACTCCATTATTCAACTGCAGCAATTGTGGAGACTATAAGGAGAAGAAGAGCAATCAGAGAGGGACATGTTAATGACATGCATGCAGTGTTGAATATGTCTGGAATGTGGCTTGTTCCTCAGCTTTTCTTGGCAGGAATGGCTGAATCATTCAATGCAATAGGCCAAAATGAGTTCTATTACACAGAGTTTCCCAGAACTATGTCAAGTATTGCTTCTTGCCTCTTTGGACTTGGAATGGCTGCAGGAAACTTTTTATCTAGTTTGATTTTCAGCACTGTGGAACATGTTACTTCAAGAGGAGGAAAAGAAGGGTGGGTTTTGGATAACATTAACAAGGGTCGTTATGATAAGTACTATTGGCTTCTTGCTCTACTCAATGCTGTTAATATACTGTATTATCTGGTATGCAGTTGGGCTTATGGACCCACAGTTGATCAACTATCTATGTTTTCTGAAGAAAATAGTTCAAATGAGAAACCATTAACTCAAAATGGCACTGTGAGCAAGGCATCACATTCACATGACAGTGAAGATATTGGCTTAAATGTGAAGAGTTAA
- the LOC114166531 gene encoding probable inactive nicotinamidase At3g16190 isoform X2: MAEDWKHTALLVIDMQVVRENDPLGRDVELFRRHYYTERKIKIGCKGSEGAALVDGLVIKEEDYKLVKTRFSAFFATHLHSVLQAAAIHNLVITGIQTPNCIRQTVFDAVSLDYPKVSVIVDATAAATPDVHQANLFDMENVGVATPTLQEWSEAKA, encoded by the exons ATGGCAGAGGATTGGAAGCACACAGCTCTTCTTGTCATCGACATGCAG GTAGTACGAGAAAACGATCCCCTAGGAAGAGATGTTGAGCTTTTTCGTAGGCATTATTATACAGAGAGGAAAATTAAAATAGGGTGTAAAGGAAGTGAAGGTGCAGCATTGGTTGATGGGTTGGTAATCAAAGAAGAGGATTATAAACTTGTTAAAACCAGGTTCAGTGCTTTCTTTGCTACACACCTTCATTCAGTTCTTCAAGCTGCAGCAATTCATAATCTCGTAATCACCG GAATTCAAACTCCAAATTGTATCAGACAAACTGTGTTTGATGCTGTGTCATTGGACTATCCAAAAGTGAGTGTTATTGTTGATGCTACTGCAGCAGCCACACCAGATGTTCATCAAG CGAATTTGTTTGACATGGAAAATGTTGGAGTTGCAACCCCGACTTTACAAGAATGGAGTGAAGCCAAAGCTTGA
- the LOC114167163 gene encoding malonate--CoA ligase: MSRSLKAFNKHLTLLPLPLHLRTFSTHPFITSSSFPLFPHHVSFPRFSFAHLRPLSTSAPATLMEVVRAIARQEPAVHENVAIRADQKSYSYKELISTAQQISDLLCGGDALTGNLGGARIGIVAKPSAEFVAGIIGVWLSGGVAVPLATSYPEVELLYVIDNSDISAILSTEEHSELMQSVANKSSSKFFHLPSVVNISSENNRNGHSQNGNGKIHEDRIYLDDIIGGSSEEDPALILYTSGTTGKPKGVVHTHKSIISQVQTLAKAWEYTSADKFLHCLPLHHVHGLFNGLMAPLYAGSSVEFLPKFSVRGVWQRWRESYPTDGSKADDAITVFTGVPTIYARLIQGYNAMDPELQQVSASAANNLRLMMCGSSALPLPVMQEWEAITGHRLLERYGMTEFVMALSNPLKGERKPGTVGKPFPGIQVKIIADEESENDKNVMGELCVKSPSLFKEYWKLPEITKESFTDDGFFKTGDAVTTDEDGYYIILGRTNADIIKAGGYKLSALEIESVIIEHPAILECCVLGLPDNDYGEIVGAIVVPHADAKKKRDQESKPVLSLEELTIWAKDKIAPYKIPTKLILWEKLPRNAMGKVNKKELKKLVVSETVNTI; encoded by the exons ATGAGTCGCTCATTGAAAGCTTTCAACAAACACCTTACTCTCCTCCCTCTCCCTCTACACCTACGCACTTTTTCTACCCATCCCTTCATAACTTCCTCTTCTTTCCCTCTTTTCCCACATCACGTTTCCTTCCCCAGGTTCTCTTTCGCTCACCTTCGTCCACTCTCGA CATCTGCACCTGCGACATTAATGGAGGTGGTGAGAGCAATTGCTAGGCAAGAACCTGCAGTTCATGAAAATGTTGCTATCAGAGCTGATCAGAAGAGTTATAGTTACAAGGAACTCATCTCAACAGCACAGCAGATATCTGATCTCTTGTGTGGCGGTGATGCACTAACA GGAAATCTTGGTGGAGCTCGAATAGGAATTGTAGCCAAGCCCTCTGCTGAATTTGTTGCTGGAATAATTGGGGTTTGGCTCAGTGGAGGTGTTGCTGTTCCCCTTGCAACCAGCTATCCAGAAGTAGAGCTCTTGTATGTGATTGATAATTCG GATATATCTGCAATACTGAGTACTGAAGAGCATAGCGAATTAATGCAAAGCGTAGCCAATAAAAGCTCTTCCAAGTTTTTTCATCTTCCATCTGTTGTCAACATTTCTTCAGAGAACAACAGAAATGGACACTCACAGAATGGGAATGGGAAAATTCACGAAGACAGGATTTATTTGGATGATATCATAGGAGGATCAA GTGAAGAAGATCCAGCACTGATTTTGTACACCAGTGGGACTACAGGTAAACCTAAGGGTGTTGTTCATACACACAAAAGCATCATTTCCCAG GTCCAAACTTTGGCAAAAGCATGGGAGTACACATCTGCTGACAAGTTTCTGCATTGTCTACCACTACATC ATGTTCATGGGCTTTTCAATGGTTTAATGGCCCCTCTCTATGCAGGCTCCTCG GTTGAGTTTTTGCCAAAATTTAGTGTGAGGGGAGTTTGGCAGAGATGGCGTGAGTCATATCCAACTGATGGTTCTAAGGCTGATGATGCTATAACCGTGTTCACTGGA GTTCCAACTATCTATGCCCGACTCATACAAGGTTACAATGCAATGGATCCTGAGCTTCAACAGGTTTCAGCATCTGCTGCAAATAACTTGCGTCTTATG ATGTGTGGGTCCTCAGCGCTTCCACTACCTGTTATGCAAGAATGGGAAGCCATCACTGGGCATCGCTTATTGGAACGATATGGCATGACTGAA TTTGTTATGGCATTGTCAAATCCATTGAAAGGTGAGCGCAAGCCAGGGACTGTGGGCAAACCATTTCCTGGTATACAG GTCAAGATCATTGCAGATGAAGAGAGTGAGAATGACAAAAATGTAATGGGTGAACTTTGCGTTAAAAGCCCTTCATTGTTTAAAGAATATTGGAAACTTCCTGAG ATAACGAAGGAATCATTTACTGATGATGGATTCTTCAAGACTGGAGACGCAGTTACTACAGATGAAGACGGATATTACATCATTTTAGGAC GTACTAATGCTGATATAATCAAGGCTGGTGGCTATAAGTTATCTGCATTAGAAATTGAATCAGTAATCATAGAG CATCCAGCTATCTTAGAATGCTGCGTTTTAGGATTACCAGACAACGACTATGGAGAGATTGTAGGTGCAATCGTTGTGCCACATGCTGATGCTAAAAAGAAGAGAGATCAAGAATCAAAGCCTGTTCTAAGCCTAGAAGAATTAACCATATGGGCCAAAGACAAAATTGCACCTTACAAG ATTCCAACTAAACTAATCCTGTGGGAAAAACTCCCTCGTAATGCCATGGGGAAG GTAAATAAAAAGGAGCTGAAGAAGCTGGTGGTTTCAGAAACAGTGAACACCATTTGA
- the LOC114165806 gene encoding ruvB-like protein 1, producing MEKMKIEEVQSTTKKQRVATHTHIKGLGLEASGKASRFAAGFVGQVEAREASGLVVDMIRQKKMAGRALLLAGPPGTGKTALALGISQELGTKVPFCPMVGSEVYSSEVKKTEVLMENFRRAIGLRIKENKEVYEGEVTELTPEETESVSGGYGKSISHVIIGLKTVKGTKQLKLDPTIYDALIKEKVAVGDVIYIEANSGAVKRVGRSDAFATEFDLEAEEYVPLPKGEVHKKKEIVQDVTLHDLDAANARPQGGQDILSLMGQMMKPRKTEITDKLRQEINKVVNRYIDEGVAELVPGVLFIDEVHMLDMECFSYLNRALESSLSPIVIFATNRGICNVRGTDMSSPHGIPVDLLDRLVIIRTQIYGPAEMIQILAIRAQVEELVVDDESLAFLGDIGQRTSLRHAVQLLSPASIVAKMNGRDNICKADLEEVCSLYLDAKSSAKLLQEQQEKYIS from the exons atggagaagatgaaaataGAAGAGGTTCAGTCTACCACCAAGAAACAGCGTGTTGCTACTCACACTCACATCAAAGGCCTAGGGCTCGAG GCGAGTGGAAAAGCATCGCGTTTTGCCGCCGGCTTCGTCGGCCAAGTTGAAGCCAGAGAAGCTTCCGGTCTCGTAGTCGACATGATTCGCCAGAAGAAGATGGCCGGCCGTGCACTCCTTCTCGCCGGACCACCTGGAACCGGAAAGACTGCACTGGCACTCGGGATAAGCCAAGAGCTTGGCACCAAG GTTCCATTCTGTCCAATGGTTGGCTCTGAAGTGTACTCCTCAGAAGTGAAGAAGACTGAAGTGCTCATGGAAAATTTTCGACGGGCCATTGGTCTGCGTATAAAGGAAAACAAGGAAGTGTATGAAGGAGAG GTGACTGAGCTCACTCCCGAAGAAACTGAGAGCGTATCAGGTGGTTATGGTAAAAGTATTAGCCATGTGATAATTGGATTGAAGACAGTGAAAGGAACCAAGCAACTCAAGTTGGATCCCACCATATATGATGCCTTGATCAAGGAAAAG GTAGCCGTTGGGGATGTTATATACATTGAGGCAAATAGTGGCGCTGTAAAAAGGGTGGGTCGAAGTGATGCTTTTGCTACAGAGTTTGACCTTGAGGCAGAAGAGTATGTTCCACTTCCCAAGGGAGAGGTTCACAAGAAAAAGGAGATTGTTCAG GATGTAACCTTACATGATCTGGATGCTGCCAATGCACGACCTCAAGGGGGACAAGATATTCTATCTCTTATGGGTCAGATGATGAAACCCAGGAAAACAGAAATCACTGACAAGTTGAGACAAGAAATTAACAAG GTTGTCAATCGATATATTGATGAAGGTGTGGCAGAGCTTGTCCCTGGAGTTCTATTTATCGATGAG GTTCATATGTTAGACATGGAGtgtttttcatatttgaatCGTGCTTTAGAGAGCTCCCTATCTCCAATAGTAATATTTGCTACTAATAGAGGAATATGTAATGTAAG AGGAACTGATATGAGCAGTCCTCACGGCATACCTGTTGACCTACTGGATCGGTTGGTGATCATTCGAACACAAATCTACGGTCCTGCTGAAATGATACAG ATTCTAGCTATCCGTGCTCAAGTGGAGGAACTGGTGGTGGATGACGaaagtttagctttccttgggGATATTGGACAACGAACATCTTTAAG GCATGCAGTTCAACTGTTATCACCTGCCAGCATTGTAGCAAAAATGAATGGCAGAGACAATATATGCAAG GCGGATCTTGAAGAGGTTTGTTCATTATATTTGGATGCCAAATCATCTGCCAAATTACTTCAAGAGCAGCAGGAGAAATACATTtcgtaa
- the LOC114167550 gene encoding protein NRT1/ PTR FAMILY 1.1-like, whose protein sequence is MEKEVELCSAQPQMASQFQGRAKGGLVTMPFIIGNEALARVATLGLLPNMILYLMGNYNLHLGKATQILLLSVATTNFMPLPGAFIADSYLGRFLAVGLGSFITFLGMALLWLTAMIPEARPPHCNSETERCVSATFWQMTVLISSLVLMSIGNGGLSCSLAFGADQVNRKDNPNNQRALEIFFSWYYASSAISIIIAFTGIVYIQDHLGWKLGFGVPAALMFLSTFLFFLASPLYVKHKTHSSLLTGFARVVVVACKNRKLRLPHKISDGMYHHNKDSDLVVPSDKLRFLNKACFIKDPEKDIASDGSTLNPWNLCTVDQVEELKAIVKVIPLWSTGIMMYLNIGGSFGLLQAKSLNRRITPNFEVPAGSLGVIMIFTIFIWIAVYDRVIIPLASKLRGKPIRISSKTRMGLGLFFSFLHLVTAAIVETIRRRRAISEGHVDDTHAVLNMSAMWLFPQLCLGGIAEAFNAVGQNEFYYSEFPKTMSSIASSFFGLGMAVGYVLSSLLFHVVEKVTSRGENGGWISDNINKGHFDKYYWVLVTLSAVNLLYYLVCSWGYGPTADQESKVNQENGSNEEELPLIGAKTEGSFDKVSQVGEEILRTSSHKTVTD, encoded by the exons ATGGAGAAGGAGGTTGAGCTTTGTTCAGCTCAACCCCAAATGGCTTCTCAATTCCAAGGGCGTGCTAAGGGTGGTCTCGTTACCATGCCTTTCATCATAG GAAATGAAGCACTTGCGAGAGTTGCAACATTGGGGCTTCTGCCCAACATGATACTGTATTTGATGGGAAATTACAATCTTCATTTGGGCAAAGCTACCCAGATTCTCCTGTTATCTGTTGCAACCACCAATTTCATGCCTCTTCCTGGGGCTTTCATTGCTGATTCTTATCTGGGTCGCTTCCTCGCTGTTGGTTTAGGTTCCTTCATCACTTTCCTG GGAATGGCACTATTGTGGCTAACAGCCATGATCCCAGAGGCTAGGCCTCCTCATTGCAATTCTGAAACTGAAAGATGTGTTTCAGCAACATTTTGGCAAATGACAGTGTTAATCTCTTCCCTTGTTCTCATGTCCATTGGAAACGGTGGCCTTTCATGTTCCCTGGCCTTTGGTGCTGACCAGGTGAATAGAAAAGATAACCCTAATAATCAGAGGGCATTGGAGATATTCTTCAGCTGGTACTATGCTTCCTCAGCCATATCAATCATAATTGCCTTCACTGGAATTGTGTATATCCAAGATCATCTTGGATGGAAATTAGGTTTTGGAGTTCCAGCAGCACTCATGTTCTTGTccacttttctcttttttctggCTTCTCCACTCTATGTAAAGCATAAAACACACAGCAGCTTGCTCACTGGCTTTGCCCGTGTCGTTGTTGTAGCATGTAAGAACAGGAAACTTCGATTACCACATAAGATCTCTGATGGAATGTATCATCATAACAAGGACTCTGATCTAGTTGTTCCATCTGATAAACTAAG gTTTCTGAATAAAGCTTGCTTCATCAAGGACCCTGAAAAAGATATAGCCTCTGATGGCTCAACCCTGAATCCATGGAATCTGTGCACAGTTGATCAAGTAGAAGAACTAAAAGCTATTGTAAAAGTTATTCCTCTGTGGTCTACAGGGATCATGATGTATCTTAACATTGGAGGCTCATTTGGATTGCTGCAAGCTAAATCCCTCAACAGACGCATCACTCCAAACTTTGAAGTTCCAGCTGGTTCTTTGGGAGTAATCATGATATTCACAATTTTCATTTGGATAGCTGTTTATGACCGTGTGATCATTCCTCTAGCATCAAAGCTCAGAGGCAAACCAATTAGGATCAGTTCCAAGACAAGAATGGGTCTTGggttgtttttctcttttctccacTTGGTTACTGCAGCAATTGTTGAGACTATAAGGAGAAGGAGAGCAATTAGTGAGGGACATGTTGATGACACACATGCAGTGTTGAACATGTCTGCAATGTGGCTTTTTCCTCAACTTTGCTTGGGTGGCATAGCTGAAGCATTCAATGCAGTAGGCCAGAATGAGTTCTACTACAGTGAGTTTCCAAAGACCATGTCAAGCATTGCTTCTTCCTTTTTTGGTCTGGGAATGGCTGTGGGATATGTGTTATCTTCTTTACTATTCCATGTTGTGGAAAAGGTTACTTCAAGAGGAGAAAATGGTGGATGGATCTCAGATAACATTAACAAGGGTCATTTTGACAAGTACTATTGGGTTCTTGTAACTCTCAGTGCTGTCAATTTACTCTATTATCTAGTATGCAGTTGGGGTTATGGACCTACTGCAGATCAAGAATCAAAGGTAAATCAAGAAAATGGTTCCAATGAGGAAGAATTGCCATTAATTGGAGCCAAGACTGAGGGTTCATTTGATAAGGTATCACAGGTTGGTGAAGAAATTTTAAGAACTTCATCACATAAAACTGTAACTgattaa
- the LOC114167103 gene encoding protein NRT1/ PTR FAMILY 1.2-like isoform X2 — MEKQVELCSREVEMMASQHIQRPHKEKGGFVTMPFIMANEALARVATFGLLPNMILYLMGSYHFHLAKATQLLLLSSATSNITPLVGAFIADSYLGRFLSVGLGSTITFLGMTLLWLTAMIPQAKPLPCNQEPERCNSATTGQMTMLISSFALMSLGNGGLSCSMPFGADQVNKKDNPKNQRVLETFFSWYYAFTAFAVIIALTVIVYIQDHFGWKLGFGVPTALMFMSTLLFFIASPLYVKNKVQGSLITGLVQVIVVAYKNRKLPLPPRNNNSAEKYHRRKDSDLLVPDEKLRFLNKACIIQDPEKDIACDGSATDPWSLCTIEQVEELKAIMKVIPLWSTGIMVSVNIGGSFGILQAKSLNRHISSNFEVPAGSFPVVLVITIFLWVALYDRAIIPLASKIVGKPVRISAKRRMGIGLCFSLLHYSTAAIVETIRRRRAIREGHVNDMHAVLNMSGMWLVPQLFLAGMAESFNAIGQNEFYYTEFPRTMSSIASCLFGLGMAAGNFLSSLIFSTVEHVTSRGGKEGWVLDNINKGRYDKYYWLLALLNAVNILYYLVCSWAYGPTVDQLSMFSEENSSNEKPLTQNGTVSKASHSHDSEDIGLNVKS; from the exons ATGGAGAAGCAAGTGGAGCTTTGTTCGAGAGAAGTTGAAATGATGGCTTCACAACACATTCAACGACCACACAAGGAAAAGGGTGGTTTTGTTACCATGCCTTTCATCATGG CAAATGAGGCACTTGCAAGAGTTGCAACATTTGGTCTTCTACCAAACATGATACTGTATTTGATGGGGAGTTACCATTTTCATTTAGCCAAAGCAACACAATTGCTTCTATTGTCCTCTGCAACAAGCAATATCACACCACTCGTAGGTGCTTTCATTGCTGATTCTTACTTGGGTCGATTCCTCTCTGTTGGGTTAGGATCCACCATCACTTTCCTG GGAATGACACTCTTGTGGCTAACAGCAATGATTCCACAAGCAAAGCCTCTTCCTTGCAATCAAGAACCTGAAAGATGTAACTCAGCAACAACTGGGCAAATGACAATGCTAATCTCTTCCTTTGCTCTCATGTCACTTGGAAATGGTGGTCTTTCATGTTCCATGCCATTTGGTGCAGACCAGGTCAATAAAAAAGATAACCCCAAAAACCAGAGGGTCTTAGAAACATTTTTCAGCTGGTATTATGCTTTCACAGCTTTTGCTGTCATAATAGCCCTCACAGTCATAGTTTACATCCAAGATCATTTTGGGTGGAAACTGGGTTTTGGAGTTCCAACAGCACTTATGTTCATGTCCACTTtattgtttttcattgcttCTCCACTTTATGTAAAGAACAAAGTTCAGGGCAGCTTAATCACTGGTCTAGTACAAGTAATTGTTGTGGCCTATAAGAACCGGAAGCTTCCATTACCACCAAGGAACAACAACTCAGCTGAAAAGTACCATCGTAGGAAGGACTCTGATCTTCTTGTTCCTGATGAAAAACTAAG GTTTCTGAATAAAGCTTGCATCATTCAAGATCCTGAGAAAGATATAGCCTGTGATGGATCAGCCACGGATCCGTGGAGTCTCTGCACAATAGAACAAGTGGAAGAACTAAAAGCTATTATGAAAGTTATTCCTCTGTGGTCTACAGGGATCATGGTATCAGTTAACATTGGAGGATCTTTTGGAATACTGCAAGCTAAATCCCTCAACAGGCACATCAGTTCTAACTTTGAAGTTCCTGCAGGTTCTTTTCCTGTAGTGTTGGTGATTACAATATTTCTTTGGGTGGCTCTTTATGACCGTGCCATTATTCCTCTAGCATCAAAGATTGTAGGAAAACCGGTTAGGATCAGTGCCAAGAGAAGAATGGGAATTGGATTGTGTTTCTCTTTACTCCATTATTCAACTGCAGCAATTGTGGAGACTATAAGGAGAAGAAGAGCAATCAGAGAGGGACATGTTAATGACATGCATGCAGTGTTGAATATGTCTGGAATGTGGCTTGTTCCTCAGCTTTTCTTGGCAGGAATGGCTGAATCATTCAATGCAATAGGCCAAAATGAGTTCTATTACACAGAGTTTCCCAGAACTATGTCAAGTATTGCTTCTTGCCTCTTTGGACTTGGAATGGCTGCAGGAAACTTTTTATCTAGTTTGATTTTCAGCACTGTGGAACATGTTACTTCAAGAGGAGGAAAAGAAGGGTGGGTTTTGGATAACATTAACAAGGGTCGTTATGATAAGTACTATTGGCTTCTTGCTCTACTCAATGCTGTTAATATACTGTATTATCTGGTATGCAGTTGGGCTTATGGACCCACAGTTGATCAACTATCTATGTTTTCTGAAGAAAATAGTTCAAATGAGAAACCATTAACTCAAAATGGCACTGTGAGCAAGGCATCACATTCACATGACAGTGAAGATATTGGCTTAAATGTGAAGAGTTAA